The window ATGGAAATTATCGCCATTTTATTATTCTCTTTCTGGTTTTCCTGCATTTATTGCAACCAGTAAGCAGTTAGTATATATATTGTTATCTGTTATTGGTTATCAGTTATCTAATTGTTTCGTAATCATTTAGCCTTTTTTTAAGGAAAGCCCTTTACTCCTGAACTGCCTCAGGCTTAAGGCGTCTGAGTATTTCCTTGGCTGCAATCCTGCCTGCACCCATGGCTTCCACAACTGTAGCCGCTCCAGTTACAATGTCACCCCCGGCAAATACATTGGCAATACTGGTTTCCCCAGTCAGGGAGTCAGCTTCGATATTGCCCCATTTGTTCAGTTTAAGGTCAGGAGTTGTCTGGGTCAGTACTTTATTAGCTCCAGTTCCCACAGCAATAATGGCCAGATCAGTCTCCATCTCAAAAGTATCACCCTCAATGGGCACCGGTCTTCTTCTACCGCTTGCATCCGGTTCTCCAAGCTCCATCCTTTGCAGCACAACCTTATTGAGGTTTTTATGCTCATCACCGCTAAAAGATAGCGGTGAGGCCAGAATCTCAAGATCTATACCTTCTTCCAACGCATGTTCAAGCTCTTCCCGGCGAACAGGCATCTCACCCTTTGTTCTGCGGTAGACTACTGTAACTTTGGATGCTCCAAGACGATAAGCAGTCCTTGCCGCATCCATGGCCACATTGCCCCCTCCAACCACAATAACCCTTTTGCCTTCAGGTACAGGTGTGTCATATTCAGGAAACTTATAGCCATGCATAAGATTAACCCGGGTCAGGTATTCGTTGGCTGAATATACCCCTACCAGATTCTCACCAGGCAACTTCATAAACCTGGGCAGCCCGGCTCCAACCCCGATAAAAACTGCCTTATACCCCTCAGAAAACAACTCATCTATAGTCACGCTCATGCCGCCTACAAAATTACACCTGAAATCAACTCCGAGATGTTTCAGGGATTCAACTTCCCTTTTTACAACTGACTTGGGCAGCCTGAACTCGGGTATACCATAAACCAGAACCCCTCCAGGTTCATGCAGAGCCTCAAACACCGTAACCTTGATCCCACGAGCTGCAAGATAACCCGCCAGGGTTAGACTGCTCGGTCCTGCACCAAATGCCGCAACCTTGAGGCTTTCGTCAGGCAGCATACATTCCATGAACCCGGTTTCTTCCTCGCAGGAGTTGCGTGCGTAAAAATTATCAGCTACGTATCTTTCCAAACGGCCAATTGCTATGGGCTGTCCTGTAGGCCTGAGCTTGCAGGATCCCTCACACTGATTCTCCTGTGGACACACTCTGCCGCAGATAGCCGGGAGGCTGTTAGTATCCTTTATGATCCTGAAAGCTTCTTCAAACTGCTCCTGAGCAACCAGATTGATAAATTTTTTGCAGTCAACCTCCACAGGACATCCTTTCCGACATGTATCCTTTTTACATTGAAGACACCTTTTTGCTTCTTTTACAGCATGCTCCCGCTCATACCCCAGGGCCACTTCTGAAAAAATCTTGCCCCTTTCCACAGCATCGCGCATGGGCATCCCAACCCTTGGGACAATTTTACGTTTTCGTTTTTTAGTCATAAAGATTTACCTTTTGTGTATCTATTGGCCATTATTTTTTTGTGAAGCACATCAGATGTTATTATATTAAGCTTTAGTAACTTACTTCTGAAATCCTGTCATAAAATACAAGAAATTGTTATCAGTTAATTGTTAATTGTTGAAGAACAAAAGCCTGAATTCACTGCCCTACTCTGATAACAATTAACTGATAACTGACTTGCGGGCACAGCCCGCGTTAGTACATGAAGCTGCGCGACTTGCAATGAAAAGGGCTATTGCCTTTTCTCAAATAATGCCATTGACTGTTTTTCCTGGGACTTGAAAGCATTCAGCCTCATCATGAGTTCATCAAAATCCACATGCGCAGCTTCAAATTCAGGTCCGTCCACACAGGCAAAAAAAGTTTCACCCTTGACGCTGACTCTGCATGCACCACACATCCCAACACCATCCACCATTATGGAGTTAAGACTGACAATGGTCCGTACATCAAAAGGTGCAGTTACGCCTGCTACAGCCTTCATCATGGGCACAGGCCCCACAGCTACAACCTCATGCACATCATTATTATCCTCAAGATATTTCTTAAGTACTTCAGTTACAAAACCTTTATGTCCGAGACTGCCGTCATCAGTGGCCACCAGCACCTGAGCTGAGATCTTTTCCAGTTCCGGCTTAAAAAGCAAAAGATCCTGACTTCTGGCTCCAATGACTGATATAACCTGGTTGCCGGCTTCGTAATTACCCTTGGCTATATGATGCATGGCCGCAATACCTGTCCCTCCGCCCACACAAAGCACCTTGCCGGAACGGGTTATGTGCGTTGGTTTCCCCAGGGGACCGCAGAGATCAAGGATAGTATCCCCCTCTGCAAATGTATCCAACAAAGCGGTTGACTTGCCCAGCACAAGATAAACAATGAGAATGGTGCCCTGCTCAGGGTCTCTGTCAGCAATGGTCAGGGGTATGCGCTCCCCGGTGGGTGTAAGCCGCAGGACAACAAAATTTCCAGGCCTGGCGTTTTTGGCGATATGCGGGGCATAGACCGTCAATTCACTGACTTTATCAGGAATAAGAATCCTTTTTTTTAATATTTTGTTGATCATAACATCCAGATTTTCAGACAAACCATTAAAGAAAAAGCTTGCCCTTTGCGGTAAAAGAGTTATATAATTTAATTATAGGCACAACATGTCAAAAACATGAATTCGACACAGTCAAGGATTTGAACTCAATGAACAGCATTACTGCTTCCAGCCTTAATAACCCTGTTCAGCAATATGCCAGCATCCAGAACAAAACATCTTCTGGAAAGAGCCATTTACCGACAAGGGTTGAATCAGTCCAGAAAAGCTTTGGCTTTAAATGGAAAAGCTTTGGAATTGAGTACCAGTCTGAAGACATCAGCATCGAAGAACCTGCAAGGCTGTCCAAAAGCTTTATGCATGAACTCAGAGAAGCATCTCAAATAAATTCCCTTCCAGCATACGAAACCAACTCCCATTATGGTCCATTGCAACCCAAATCAGCTGCTTCAGCTTATGCCAGACAATGGCAGGCTCCTCTGGAATACATCCGCCCCATGATCAACGTGGCAGTTTAGTGACTAACTCGGGCCGCACCCGCAACCACAATTTAAAAATGGATCGTTTAGTAATCTACTCTTGAAACCCTGTCATAAAAAACAATAAATTGTTGTCAGTTATCAATTAATTCTTGAAGAACAAAAGCCTGAATTCACTGCCCTACTCTGATAACAATTAACTAATAACAAATAACTTGGTTGTGGGCACAGCCCGCATTAGTTCAGGCGTTGAGTGGATTTTTCAACCATTCCCCTTCAGCCTTCAGCCTGAAAATCCTTTAACAACGTTTCAAACTTCAAGAGCGCAGAGTCAATACCCTGAATATCTGAACCTCCTGCCTGAGCCAGTTCAGGTCTTCCTCCTCCACTGCCTTTTACCTCTGCTGCCACTTCCTTGATTAGTGAAGGAGCAGTATACTTGCTGTGCAAATCTTTACTTACATATAATAGCAGCATGGGCTTTTCATTGATTACAGCAGCCAGCATCACAGCCCCTGAAGGCATCTTGGACCGGATATCGTCCATCAGTTTTCGAAGACTGTTCATGTCAGGGCTGTCAACCTTTCGAGCAATAACTCTAATTCCGCCTATATCTTTTGCTGATGCAGCCAGTTCCTTGCCCGCTCCAGAAGATAATTTTTCCTGCAACGCCTTGCTTTCCCGTGTTGCCTGGCGCAACTCCTCCACTAATGTCTGAACTTTATTCACAACCTTTTCTGGCCTGGATTTAAGTAAAGCTTGAAGCTCCCTGATAATAGCCCGGTTACTCTGCCACAACTTCAAAGCCTCCCATCCAGTAACAGCTTCTATACGACGAACACCAGCAGCTACTCCACCTTCACTAAGTATGCTAAAGCTTCCTGCCTGACCTGTAGACTGCAGATGAGTCCCACCGCAGAGTTCCATGGAGACATCTCCTAATGAAACCACCCTGACCTGGTCCGCATACTTTTCTCCAAACAAGGCCAGTGCCCCTTTCTGAACTGCCTGCTCATGTTCCATTTCATCGGTCTCAACAGGGATATCCGCAAGGATGGAAGCGTTGACATCATCTTCAATGCGCTGGAGCTCTTCACTATCAAGGGCCTTCATATGGGTAAAATCAAATCTGAGTCTGTTCTCATCCACAAGAGAACCTGCCTGTCGAACATGATCCCCCAATACCCGGCGAAGTGCAGCATGAAGCAAGTGAGTAACTGTATGGTTTCTGGCAACAGCAACCCTTTTTCCATCATCAACAGTCAAATCTATGGCTTGATCCTGGACAATGCTGCCCTGAGAAACTTTAACTCTGTGGACAATCATGCCACTTAAAGGCTTAAGTGTATCAAGCACTCTTGCTGTACCTGTCTTGGAAATTATCCTGCCGTTGTCCCCAACCTGCCCTCCTGACTCAGCATAAAACGGGGTGGTGGTGGATACAATCCACCCTTCTTGATCCTGCTTAAGTTCTTTGATAATTTCACCGTTGGAAAGAAGCAGAAAAGCTGCCCTGCCCTGCGATTTCAAGTGGTCGTAGCCTACAAAATCGACCTCAAAACCATCTCCTGCAGCCTTGGACAGAGCTTTAAACAAATTTTCAGCATCAGCGCCTTTCCATGAGGCCTTGGCTCTAATTTTCTGTTCGTCCATCAGGGCATTAAAACCTTGTTCATCAACAGTCAGCCCATTTTTCTCGGCAATATCGTTTACAATATCCAAAGGAAAGCCATAGGTGTCATAAAGTTTAAATGCAGCTTCCCCGGAAATCTGATCCTTACCTGAATTAATCACTAAGCTTATTTCATCTTCGAGAATGGAAAGTCCTTTTTCTAAGGTTTCGGCAAAACGTTCTTCTTCCTGTTTAATGGCTTTTTCCATGAATTCCCGGGTTTCCAGGAGTTCCGGGTATGCGTCCCCCATAGTTCTGGCGACTTCTGCTGCTACCTTATAGAGAAAAGGCTTTCGCATGCCGATACTGCGACCAAATCTGTAGGCTCGACGAATCAGCCTGCGCAGAATATATCCCCGGCCTTCATTGGATGGAAGAATGCTGTCGGCCACCATAAAGGCTCCGGCGCGGGCGTGATCAGCAATGACCCTCAAGGCAACATCACTGTCCTGATCTTGTCCGTACCGTATAGAGGCAAGCTGTGCCATATGATCAATAAGCTTGCGAAAAAGATCTGTATCATAATTGGAAAATACACCCTGACACACTGCACTGATTCTTTCCAAGCCCATACCAGTGTCAATGCTTGGCCTTGGAAGAGGATTAAGATTGCCCTGGTTGTCACGATCATACTGCATGAATACCAGGTTCCAGATTTCAAGGTAACGATCGCAGTCACATACTCCAATGGCGCACTCATCGCCACAGGACATGGCCTGCCCCTGGTCGTAAAGGATCTCTGAGCAGGGACCGCATGGTCCTGTATCACCCATAGACCAGAAATTATCTTTTTCCCCAAGGCGAAAGATGCGATTTTCAGGCACCCCTGCAATTTTGACCCACAAATCTCTTGCCTCGTCATCATCTTGAAAGATGGTTATGTACAGCTTCTCGCTGGCCAGTCCCAGTTCCCGGGTCAAAAAATCCCAGGCCAGTTCTATGGCCCTGGCCTTAAAGTAATCTCCAAAAGAAAAATTGCCCAGCATCTCAAAAAAGGTATGGTGTCTTGCTGTTCTGCCCACATTCTCCAGATCATTATGCTTTCCACCTACGCGCAGACATTTCTGGGAAGTTACTGCCTTGTCATAATCTCGCTTTTCCTGCCCCAGAAAAACAGACTTGAACTGCACCATCCCGGCATTAGTAAACAGCAGGGTAGGATCATTTTGTGGAACTAAGGAAGAGCTGGACACTAAGGAATGCCCGTTATTTTCAAAAAAACTCAGAAACTTGTCTCTGATTTGGGATGCGGTCAGCACAGGTATTTCTCCTTACTTTGATTCTTTTTTCGGTCCTTCCTCTAATGCTTTATCTTCAGCCTTGTCAGGCTCTTTTATACCCATATGCACCAGCAGATCATGTTCGATGGACTGAGCAATTTCAGTATTTTCCTGCAAAAAAGCCCTGAC is drawn from Desulfonatronovibrio magnus and contains these coding sequences:
- the gltA gene encoding NADPH-dependent glutamate synthase, with the translated sequence MTKKRKRKIVPRVGMPMRDAVERGKIFSEVALGYEREHAVKEAKRCLQCKKDTCRKGCPVEVDCKKFINLVAQEQFEEAFRIIKDTNSLPAICGRVCPQENQCEGSCKLRPTGQPIAIGRLERYVADNFYARNSCEEETGFMECMLPDESLKVAAFGAGPSSLTLAGYLAARGIKVTVFEALHEPGGVLVYGIPEFRLPKSVVKREVESLKHLGVDFRCNFVGGMSVTIDELFSEGYKAVFIGVGAGLPRFMKLPGENLVGVYSANEYLTRVNLMHGYKFPEYDTPVPEGKRVIVVGGGNVAMDAARTAYRLGASKVTVVYRRTKGEMPVRREELEHALEEGIDLEILASPLSFSGDEHKNLNKVVLQRMELGEPDASGRRRPVPIEGDTFEMETDLAIIAVGTGANKVLTQTTPDLKLNKWGNIEADSLTGETSIANVFAGGDIVTGAATVVEAMGAGRIAAKEILRRLKPEAVQE
- a CDS encoding sulfide/dihydroorotate dehydrogenase-like FAD/NAD-binding protein — protein: MINKILKKRILIPDKVSELTVYAPHIAKNARPGNFVVLRLTPTGERIPLTIADRDPEQGTILIVYLVLGKSTALLDTFAEGDTILDLCGPLGKPTHITRSGKVLCVGGGTGIAAMHHIAKGNYEAGNQVISVIGARSQDLLLFKPELEKISAQVLVATDDGSLGHKGFVTEVLKKYLEDNNDVHEVVAVGPVPMMKAVAGVTAPFDVRTIVSLNSIMVDGVGMCGACRVSVKGETFFACVDGPEFEAAHVDFDELMMRLNAFKSQEKQSMALFEKRQ
- the alaS gene encoding alanine--tRNA ligase; this encodes MLTASQIRDKFLSFFENNGHSLVSSSSLVPQNDPTLLFTNAGMVQFKSVFLGQEKRDYDKAVTSQKCLRVGGKHNDLENVGRTARHHTFFEMLGNFSFGDYFKARAIELAWDFLTRELGLASEKLYITIFQDDDEARDLWVKIAGVPENRIFRLGEKDNFWSMGDTGPCGPCSEILYDQGQAMSCGDECAIGVCDCDRYLEIWNLVFMQYDRDNQGNLNPLPRPSIDTGMGLERISAVCQGVFSNYDTDLFRKLIDHMAQLASIRYGQDQDSDVALRVIADHARAGAFMVADSILPSNEGRGYILRRLIRRAYRFGRSIGMRKPFLYKVAAEVARTMGDAYPELLETREFMEKAIKQEEERFAETLEKGLSILEDEISLVINSGKDQISGEAAFKLYDTYGFPLDIVNDIAEKNGLTVDEQGFNALMDEQKIRAKASWKGADAENLFKALSKAAGDGFEVDFVGYDHLKSQGRAAFLLLSNGEIIKELKQDQEGWIVSTTTPFYAESGGQVGDNGRIISKTGTARVLDTLKPLSGMIVHRVKVSQGSIVQDQAIDLTVDDGKRVAVARNHTVTHLLHAALRRVLGDHVRQAGSLVDENRLRFDFTHMKALDSEELQRIEDDVNASILADIPVETDEMEHEQAVQKGALALFGEKYADQVRVVSLGDVSMELCGGTHLQSTGQAGSFSILSEGGVAAGVRRIEAVTGWEALKLWQSNRAIIRELQALLKSRPEKVVNKVQTLVEELRQATRESKALQEKLSSGAGKELAASAKDIGGIRVIARKVDSPDMNSLRKLMDDIRSKMPSGAVMLAAVINEKPMLLLYVSKDLHSKYTAPSLIKEVAAEVKGSGGGRPELAQAGGSDIQGIDSALLKFETLLKDFQAEG